A window of Pullulanibacillus sp. KACC 23026 genomic DNA:
CTTCACGGCGACCTCTTTAAGATTGAAGGGCCTGTGATCTTACCTCATATGACTGAGGAAATTACAAAAGAAATTTTGACAGAAGAACAATATGCGACATTTCTAGAAAACGGGGAGCTTGACTTTTCCTACAGTATTCCTAACATTTCCCGCTTTCGTGTTAATGCCTATCGCCAGCGCTCGTCCGTTAGCATCGCCTTTCGTGCCGTTCCGCCAAATGTGCCGAGGATGGAAGACTTGAAGCTTCCCACGATCCTCACAACGTTTTGCCAAAAGCCTCAAGGACTTGTCCTCGTTGTAGGACCAACCGGAAGCGGGAAATCGACCACCCTTGCTTCTATGATTAACTATATTAACTTAAGCTTTAAAAAACATATCATTACGCTGGAAGACCCTATCGAGTATTTGCATCGGCATCAGAACTCGATTATCGACCAGCGCGAAGTCGGGTATGACACGCAGAATTTTACAAGTGGACTAAGAGCCGCGCTTCGCCAAGATCCCGATATCATATTGGTCGGAGAGTTAAGAGACTTAGATACCATTCAGACGGCCATTACGGCAGCTGAAACGGGACATCTTGTCTTTGCCACCTTGCATACATCGGATGCTCCTAGTACGATTGATCGGATCATCGACGTCTTTCCGCCCGGCCAGCAAGCGCAAATTCGCATCCAGCTTGCCTCTGAGCTCGTGGCGGTCATTTCCCAGCGGCTGTTTCCAACCCCTCATCATGATGGGAGACGGGCTGCTCTTGAGATTATGATCAATAATCCAGCCATCCAAAATCTGATTCGTAATGAAAAGGTCTACCAGATCCCAAGTGTCATTCAGACGAGCCGTGCACAAGGGATGCAGAACATGGAAAATGCGATTCTTGATTTGCTGAAAGAGGGAGCCATTTCCCGAGAGGCTGCCCTGCCTTACTTAAAAGGAGGCGTTGCAGTTGGCGTATTTTGATTACACAGGCCGGGATGTTAAAGGCAGAATGAAAAAGGGAAATATCACGGCTGAATCCAAACAAGATGCCGTAAAGGCTCTTAGAGAAAAAGGCATTGCTGCTATGGAGATCGCCGAAGGAACGCCCTCTCTCCTTACGATGGATCTTAAAATTGGGCCGAGTGTCAAGTCCAGTGATATGGTTATTTTCCTCAGGCAATTTGCTACTCTCATTAAGGCGGGGGTTCCTATTGTTGACTCGGTCGAAATTTTATCTGAGCAATCCGAAAGCAAGGCTTTAAAAGCAACACTTACCCAAATCGCCCATGAGCTCAAGCAAGGTCAATCGCTTTCAGCAGCCTGTGAACAGCATAAGAAACTCTTTCCGCCGCTCGTTATCAATATGATCAAAGCGGGCGAAATTGGCGGTTCGCTTGAAGAAACCCTTGAAAGACTCGCCACTTTCACTGAAAAACAGCATGAATTAAAACAAAAAGTAGTGTCGACCATGTTCTACCCTGCGACTATAGGCCTAATGGCGATCGGTGTCATTGTCTTTATTATGGTCTATGTGGTGCCCATGTTTGCGAACATGTTTGAAGGCTTCAATGCGAAGCTGCCGCCTATAACCCTGTTTGTACTAGGCTTAAGCCACGTCATTGTTCATTATTGGTGGATCGTCCTTTTCATCATCATCGTTATTTCGATATTTTTCTATTTTTTGCTACAAAATAAGTCTAGTAAAATGGTCCTAGATTATGCTATATTAAAAGTGCCCATTTTCGGTAAACTATCTCAGAAGGCTGAGATTGCTCGAATCACACGGACACTCAGTTCGCTCTTCTCCAGTTCCGTGCCGATTCTGCAAGCCTTAACAGTTGTAGAGCGAGTTACGAATAATGAGGTCATTCGCAAGGTCATAATAAATGCCAAAGATTCTTTAGAGAAGGGAAGATCGTTAGCCGAGCCATTAAAAGAGAGCTGGGTATTTCCACCGCTTGTTCATCACATGATAGCGGTTGGGGAGCAAACGGGGGCCCTTGACTATATGCTTGAGAAAGTTGCGGACTTCTATGAAGCAGAAGTTGAGACTATGACAGACCGTTTAAAGTCCCTCATTGAGCCTGTGATGATCATCATTCTTGCAGCTGTTGTAGGTTTTATTGTGTTATCTATCGTG
This region includes:
- a CDS encoding type IV pilus twitching motility protein PilT, giving the protein MKTELDDWLNFAYSRGASDIHLSAGTPPTYRLHGDLFKIEGPVILPHMTEEITKEILTEEQYATFLENGELDFSYSIPNISRFRVNAYRQRSSVSIAFRAVPPNVPRMEDLKLPTILTTFCQKPQGLVLVVGPTGSGKSTTLASMINYINLSFKKHIITLEDPIEYLHRHQNSIIDQREVGYDTQNFTSGLRAALRQDPDIILVGELRDLDTIQTAITAAETGHLVFATLHTSDAPSTIDRIIDVFPPGQQAQIRIQLASELVAVISQRLFPTPHHDGRRAALEIMINNPAIQNLIRNEKVYQIPSVIQTSRAQGMQNMENAILDLLKEGAISREAALPYLKGGVAVGVF
- a CDS encoding type II secretion system F family protein, whose product is MAYFDYTGRDVKGRMKKGNITAESKQDAVKALREKGIAAMEIAEGTPSLLTMDLKIGPSVKSSDMVIFLRQFATLIKAGVPIVDSVEILSEQSESKALKATLTQIAHELKQGQSLSAACEQHKKLFPPLVINMIKAGEIGGSLEETLERLATFTEKQHELKQKVVSTMFYPATIGLMAIGVIVFIMVYVVPMFANMFEGFNAKLPPITLFVLGLSHVIVHYWWIVLFIIIVISIFFYFLLQNKSSKMVLDYAILKVPIFGKLSQKAEIARITRTLSSLFSSSVPILQALTVVERVTNNEVIRKVIINAKDSLEKGRSLAEPLKESWVFPPLVHHMIAVGEQTGALDYMLEKVADFYEAEVETMTDRLKSLIEPVMIIILAAVVGFIVLSIVIPMFNLYSQLS